The Halictus rubicundus isolate RS-2024b chromosome 6, iyHalRubi1_principal, whole genome shotgun sequence genome contains the following window.
AACAGGTGTTGCAACAACAGCATCAACAGCAGCAAAGGACCGGACCGCATTCGGTGAGTTCTATGCTCGCTTGGCCACCGGCCGCTCAGCCTCATGATTATCATTCAGGGTTATCGCCAATGGGCCCGATGGACAGTGTCTCACCGCTGCCAGATCAAGGTCAATTTATGCGCGGGCAGCACATGCCCGTAGAGCCTCCGCGTCATCCAGGTTCACCTATCATTACAAGCACGCAGCCGATGCCTGGACATCAGATGCCCGGAGGTCTCCTGCAACAACCACCTAAACCTCCGCCGTTGGCGAATCAATCGTGGAAAAGTAATGAGGCGAGGCGACCAAAGACCTACAACTGCACCGCGTGCAACAAGTGGTTCACCAGCTCGGGCCATCTGAAAAGGCACTACAATACCACGCTGCACAAGAACGCGGTTAAACAGAGCAATCAACCTGATCCTGCGAACCTGCCTATCAGCGCTCATCACCATCCCGGTAGAGATAATCATTCGGGGAGTGGTAGGAGCGGGGGACCACCGAGATCACCAGAATTATCTGCTTCCGGGAGTCCCCCAAACTTGATGGCAGGTCCCTCGGGAGAGGCAGCGAGGGGCCTGCTTCACACGCCCACCACCACCGGTCTCTACAGCAACAACAATtccaacagcagcagcagcagcgaaTCTTCGGCGGCGGCCCTAacgcaacagcagcaacagtcGTCTTCGGGAGTCCACTTGGGCACCACAATGGTGCCGCCGCACAATTCCCCGGCGCAATCACCAATGGCGGGCCACCATCAGCAACAAATGAGTTCCACATCCCCTCAGCTGGGCCaccaacagcagcaacagcagcagcaacttCATCACCTGCCAATGGGTTCGCCGTCGGCCCAGCTTCCGGTCCACCATCCCATGAGTTCGCCCATGTCACCCATGCACCCGCCGCCGGCGCCCCACCTGAATTCGCCTTCGCCAATGGGCTCGTCCCACCCACACCACATGAGTTCGTCGTCTCCCATAACGCCGGGCTCGGTCCACCCAGCAATGGCTTCGCCCACGGCGATGGGGGGTACTACGATGCCTCATCAGCCGTACCCAAACGCCTTGCCCCCCCACGTTACAACTACTACCAACATCCCGGGCCTGCTGGAGTCTATCACCATCCAGCTAACTACTACTGGTAATGAGATGCCGTTAACACTGAACGGTCAGTCTCAACACCAGCAAGCTctccagcagcagcagcagcagcagcaacgacgacaacaacaacaacagcagcagcagcaacagtcTCAGGATGTTTTACCTGGTTTCGGGACCTTCAGCAACCATCAGAGGGCCTTACCGAATTTCACTCAGTTCAACGTAACCGGGTTTTTAATTGGCCAGAACCAACCACAGGCCGTTAACGTGGGGGGGCTAAGTCCGGAGGAGAACGCGTCTCCTCAAGATAGATCATTCGATTCGCCTGGATCAAACTACGATCCGTACAGAAACTCTCCGCCGCGGTACGAGTCCCTGACCAACTTGGACATGGAGATGCAGCCGAACACCGACGGTATGATCATCAAACGGTACGAGATCCAGTCGCATCATATGTCTCATCATCCGCTCCATCATCATCACCACCTGCCTCGCGACAATTTCGAGGCGAACAACAATCTACCGCAGCTGATCCAAGCGAAGGAGGAGCTGAACCCGAACGTCGGTAGACAATTCGAGAAGAATTACAAATCGAAAGGCAACAACGTGGTCACGAAGGAGCATCAGGTGACCAGCACGAACACCGGCTCGCACTACATTTCCCAGGACGGCTTTCACAAGTGCATCGAGTGCGACAAGGTATTCAACAAGGCTTGCTACCTGACGCAACACAATAAGAGCTTCCACTCCGGCGACAAGCCGTTCAAATGCAATCAGTGCGGCAAGAGGTTCCCCCTCGAGTACCTGCACGCGGAGCACTTGCAGAAGCACGCCGGTGACAAGCCGTACAAGTGCGAGATATGCCCGAAGCAGTTCAACCACAAAACTGACCTCAGGCGGCACATGTGCCTCCACACTGGCGAAAAGCCGTACGCCTGTGATAATTGCGGCAAGGGATTCATCAGGAAGGACCACATGATGAAGCACCTCGAGACGCACAAAAAGAAATCCAACAACCACAACGTCCATCTGCGGGCGTGATTTCTAAAGTTCGAAGGGGGGACgtgcatcgtcgtcgtcgtcgtcgtcgtcttcgtcgccgccgtcgtcgtcgtcgtcgtcatctacGCCCTGGTCTTCAGTGTTTGTTTATCGAAAGGTGAGATCGTATACACCCGCGAGCGAACAACTATCGCGAGCCAACGCGACCCGCCGAAATCGATAATTCGCGCATTATCAATCATAGACACTGTGTGACTTCACGTGCATATACCCGCTCGAACGTGATCAAATTTGTATTTATTATATAGTTCTCGGTTAaggcagcccccccccccccccccgaaataCCTTTGTCATTCGATTTTTACAAACCGGTTCGAAAATCCTTCTCGGATCACTATCTTGGATCGACAAGAGGACGATAATACCATCCCTTCATATGCCGTTGTTTTCGTTTTGTACAGAAGAAAAGTATTACGTTCGTTTTGTTCTCGAGGCAGTTCATCGGTTTGATCGTTGTTATTTAAGAGATGAAAAATTTTCTCGCGAACCTTGCAAGTCAGCGAAGAGCGACGGTGCTCGGAAAAGGATATCGGTGTGTTTTGCTCAACCGcgtaatatttatttgaatcgCCAGCTCGGGATTATTGAATCGAGAGGATATTTTTTACACGTTCCAACCAGAGCAGATTCGGTGTTTGTAAAATGGCGGCGCGTGGCGGGCTATTCGGaatttaatttccattattttttcgcGTCGCGTACGATTAATTGCTTTTCAatcgaacacacacacacacacacacacacacgctcaAAGTCACACTCACACGTATACACTCTCACACAGACGGTAAACAGCAAAACAGCCAATCGATTCTTGTCTATACATCGTGAGTCGCGATACGCGGGGTCGACCGTGAAAAATTGG
Protein-coding sequences here:
- the LOC143355242 gene encoding uncharacterized protein LOC143355242, with translation MSEMTSVEKQQQQQQCVGGSSNPEHHCKDCGLYFESDKSLEVHLRYHQENLLSQWASQAQQEESNNNNSKAGNHNSHVGVKRESVTAPADSSESSSRPPSQDPSSSQQQQQQQQQQQQQQQQQQAQQQQQQQQQSQQQQQPAGHSYNHFQAPMFGEPNYFMQNEPAYILPHHYSPPRDETQNNGGGGGGGGGAGYSRYHPYQHQQHFAPERTSSVSSTSPRSPPIQCDKCGAVYEDANQLGEHVRTNHSNSPSGYPGQHQYQQLGSSPRQQSQQQQQQSLHTSPPQPGQQQQSGYDYNGVQIKTEVKQEPEEQAEILDLDSHKVQTHRYEEELMRLHQQQQQELQMQLHQQQVLQQQHQQQQRTGPHSVSSMLAWPPAAQPHDYHSGLSPMGPMDSVSPLPDQGQFMRGQHMPVEPPRHPGSPIITSTQPMPGHQMPGGLLQQPPKPPPLANQSWKSNEARRPKTYNCTACNKWFTSSGHLKRHYNTTLHKNAVKQSNQPDPANLPISAHHHPGRDNHSGSGRSGGPPRSPELSASGSPPNLMAGPSGEAARGLLHTPTTTGLYSNNNSNSSSSSESSAAALTQQQQQSSSGVHLGTTMVPPHNSPAQSPMAGHHQQQMSSTSPQLGHQQQQQQQQLHHLPMGSPSAQLPVHHPMSSPMSPMHPPPAPHLNSPSPMGSSHPHHMSSSSPITPGSVHPAMASPTAMGGTTMPHQPYPNALPPHVTTTTNIPGLLESITIQLTTTGNEMPLTLNGQSQHQQALQQQQQQQQRRQQQQQQQQQQSQDVLPGFGTFSNHQRALPNFTQFNVTGFLIGQNQPQAVNVGGLSPEENASPQDRSFDSPGSNYDPYRNSPPRYESLTNLDMEMQPNTDGMIIKRYEIQSHHMSHHPLHHHHHLPRDNFEANNNLPQLIQAKEELNPNVGRQFEKNYKSKGNNVVTKEHQVTSTNTGSHYISQDGFHKCIECDKVFNKACYLTQHNKSFHSGDKPFKCNQCGKRFPLEYLHAEHLQKHAGDKPYKCEICPKQFNHKTDLRRHMCLHTGEKPYACDNCGKGFIRKDHMMKHLETHKKKSNNHNVHLRA